A genome region from Bacteroidota bacterium includes the following:
- a CDS encoding DUF4145 domain-containing protein yields the protein MIEPEIQYKVPNYCPTCNSIVETGILFSYALNIIYTDELENQGTAVILGKCLNCNSPFLSQEDFQNIEEHSWVNDKFQLYPLTDNFALKNAPDIVINPYKEAQKCFRAQAYEACVIMCRKGIEAICTDKGETKGNLADKLKKLKDNHILEETFYNWSNELRLIGNDGAHSHDKIINKQDARDAIDFFDALITYLYHLVDQYKKLKTRRTK from the coding sequence ATGATCGAACCTGAAATACAATATAAAGTACCAAATTACTGCCCGACTTGTAATTCGATAGTTGAGACTGGAATTCTTTTCAGTTATGCTTTGAATATTATATACACAGACGAATTAGAAAACCAAGGGACAGCCGTAATATTAGGAAAGTGCTTGAATTGCAACAGTCCGTTTTTATCACAAGAAGATTTTCAAAATATTGAAGAGCATTCTTGGGTAAATGACAAATTTCAACTTTACCCATTGACAGACAACTTCGCATTAAAAAACGCACCTGATATTGTTATTAATCCATACAAAGAAGCCCAGAAATGTTTTAGGGCTCAAGCATATGAAGCTTGTGTAATAATGTGCCGAAAAGGAATTGAAGCGATATGCACTGACAAAGGCGAGACAAAGGGCAACCTCGCAGACAAATTAAAAAAACTAAAAGACAACCATATTTTAGAAGAAACATTTTATAACTGGTCAAACGAATTGCGACTTATTGGAAATGACGGAGCCCACTCACACGACAAAATAATTAACAAGCAAGATGCGAGAGACGCCATTGACTTTTTTGACGCTTTGATAACATATTTATATCATTTGGTTGATCAATACAAAAAATTAAAAACTCGTAGAACTAAGTAA
- a CDS encoding gliding motility-associated C-terminal domain-containing protein encodes MMQIGIKRLLLFLLPAFFLLPQAKASHLMGGEITWECLGTGQFVFQMKLYRDCNGVTAPPAAALDVFNNPAITVINLTLVSQQDISPVCNGAGPTITCAAASASTTPIPGAVEEYIYQSAPIFMNGTPPPQGWVFTYDDCCRNNAIVNLQNPGGAGFTLRAIMYAYNAQNMNPCYDNSPKFLESPKSIICTGYPFTYNHNAVDVELDSLSYAWAEPLDQFTTFPPAAYNPGVDPPFIPFVAGFSMTSPLPGTNLDPNNVPATLDPFTGEVSYTSFTQGAFVTCIKVQAWKCGQLVAEIFREIQVVLLPCGTNTPPDVNAPFQDPVTGLFTLYADTVTAGQLVTFTLTGSDFEFLPNGAPQTVTMTATGLQFGTGFTNAASGCLNPPCATLNPPPPVSGALGTQTTFTWQTDCNHVSYTNQCFVQSNTYNFVIRTADDFCPAPAQNIATISITVLNLPVVQSPEVHCLAVDAAGGVTLTWEQPLDTANTFNSYHIYSSANASGPFTVIDSIFNYNQTSYTHAGANANSAPVYYYVQTRSGCGGAVMLPPQDTLSSIYLQVVNNNNLTATLNWNNISTPPPVSQFGWFRIYKEYPAGVWTLIDSTQSLNYTDSIPYCNANVNYRIEIGDSLGCVSVSNVDGVLAQDAIVPAVPVLDSVSVNAAGNAVLGWQPSTSTDVTAYIIFQFINNIWTAIDTVYGYNNTSYTNTISNADQQSELYAVAAVDSCSNVTVFSSQHNTLFLTGILDVCNVASVLSWNAYNNMTGGVAAYEIWFTENGGPLQQAGTVAGNITTFTHSGLTQFSTYCYYVQAVDATGLITSTSQEFCLFANVPQLPAFEYLRVATVNAPNTVEVRAFVDVTADVIRYDVYRSETQTGPWAPLGNVPFSATTPQISFTDNTAETSVKSYWYKMVAVDSCGNDAYTSNLGRTILLQATANNEITNTLIWNPYEAWASPVLGYNVYRAVDGVLAPVPVTFVPHTGTMTYTYVDQVETYIPQRGRFTYLIEAVETPVNPFGYTDTSYSNLAEVVQKPLVYVPNAFTPNGNGLNDLFMPSLGFVDVEEYDFTVFNRWGEIIYRTNVKTEGWDGRYLGDKCQPGVYVWTVTFRAASGDFVDQKGTVTLIR; translated from the coding sequence ATGATGCAAATAGGAATAAAGCGACTCCTGCTTTTCCTCTTACCCGCCTTTTTCCTGCTTCCGCAGGCAAAAGCTTCGCACCTGATGGGTGGCGAAATTACGTGGGAATGTCTGGGTACCGGGCAGTTTGTGTTTCAGATGAAACTTTACCGTGATTGCAACGGTGTTACGGCTCCGCCGGCGGCTGCGCTCGATGTATTTAACAATCCGGCCATTACGGTAATCAACCTCACACTGGTTTCGCAGCAGGATATTTCGCCCGTGTGCAACGGCGCGGGGCCTACCATTACCTGTGCTGCAGCTTCTGCGTCAACCACACCCATTCCGGGCGCGGTGGAAGAATACATTTATCAGTCGGCACCCATTTTTATGAATGGTACACCGCCCCCGCAGGGCTGGGTGTTTACTTACGACGACTGCTGCCGCAACAATGCCATTGTGAATTTGCAGAATCCCGGCGGTGCGGGGTTCACGCTGCGCGCCATTATGTATGCCTACAATGCGCAGAACATGAATCCGTGCTACGATAACTCACCGAAATTTCTCGAAAGTCCCAAGTCAATTATCTGCACCGGTTATCCGTTTACCTACAACCACAATGCAGTGGATGTGGAGCTCGACTCACTTTCCTACGCCTGGGCCGAGCCGCTTGATCAGTTTACCACGTTTCCGCCCGCCGCCTACAACCCCGGTGTGGATCCGCCGTTTATTCCGTTTGTGGCCGGTTTCAGTATGACCAGCCCGCTTCCCGGCACCAACCTCGATCCGAACAACGTGCCCGCCACACTCGATCCGTTTACCGGCGAAGTTTCTTACACTTCCTTTACACAAGGCGCGTTTGTTACCTGCATTAAAGTGCAGGCGTGGAAATGCGGACAGCTTGTAGCCGAAATTTTCCGCGAAATTCAGGTGGTGCTTTTACCCTGCGGCACCAATACGCCGCCCGATGTGAATGCACCGTTTCAGGATCCCGTTACCGGCCTCTTTACCTTGTATGCCGATACGGTAACGGCCGGGCAGCTTGTTACCTTTACACTCACCGGAAGCGATTTTGAGTTTTTACCCAACGGCGCACCGCAAACGGTAACCATGACCGCCACCGGCCTGCAGTTTGGCACCGGCTTTACCAATGCGGCTTCCGGCTGTTTAAATCCGCCCTGCGCCACGCTTAATCCGCCTCCGCCCGTGTCGGGGGCATTGGGTACGCAAACCACCTTTACCTGGCAAACCGACTGCAACCACGTATCCTACACCAACCAGTGTTTTGTGCAGTCGAACACCTACAATTTTGTAATCCGCACGGCCGATGATTTTTGTCCGGCACCGGCCCAAAACATTGCCACCATTTCCATTACCGTGCTCAACTTGCCGGTGGTGCAATCGCCGGAGGTGCATTGCCTGGCGGTGGATGCTGCCGGCGGGGTTACGCTTACGTGGGAGCAGCCGCTTGATACGGCCAACACCTTCAACAGCTACCACATTTACAGCTCCGCCAATGCCAGCGGGCCGTTTACGGTTATTGATTCTATTTTCAATTACAACCAGACCAGCTACACCCACGCCGGTGCCAACGCCAACAGTGCGCCGGTGTATTACTACGTGCAAACCCGTTCGGGATGCGGTGGTGCGGTTATGCTGCCTCCGCAGGATACACTCAGCTCCATTTACCTGCAGGTGGTAAACAACAATAACCTTACCGCTACACTCAACTGGAACAACATCAGCACACCGCCCCCGGTTTCGCAGTTTGGCTGGTTCCGCATTTACAAGGAATATCCCGCCGGTGTGTGGACACTTATTGATTCCACCCAGTCGCTCAACTACACCGACAGTATTCCGTATTGCAACGCCAACGTAAATTACCGCATCGAAATAGGCGATTCGCTGGGCTGTGTGTCTGTATCCAATGTGGACGGCGTGCTGGCGCAGGATGCCATTGTGCCTGCCGTGCCCGTGCTCGACAGCGTGTCGGTAAATGCGGCCGGTAATGCCGTGCTGGGCTGGCAGCCTTCCACCTCAACCGACGTAACGGCCTACATCATTTTCCAGTTCATCAACAACATCTGGACGGCCATTGATACCGTGTATGGCTACAACAACACGTCATACACCAACACCATTTCCAACGCCGACCAGCAAAGCGAACTCTACGCCGTGGCGGCGGTTGACAGCTGCAGCAACGTAACCGTGTTCAGCAGTCAGCACAACACGCTGTTCCTTACCGGCATACTTGATGTGTGCAACGTGGCCAGTGTGCTTTCGTGGAATGCCTACAACAACATGACCGGCGGTGTGGCCGCGTATGAAATCTGGTTTACCGAAAACGGCGGGCCGCTTCAGCAGGCCGGCACAGTGGCCGGAAACATCACCACCTTTACACACAGCGGCCTCACCCAGTTTTCGACCTACTGCTATTATGTGCAGGCGGTTGATGCCACGGGGTTAATTACGTCCACCTCGCAGGAGTTTTGTCTTTTTGCCAACGTGCCCCAGCTGCCGGCGTTTGAATACCTGCGTGTGGCTACCGTAAATGCGCCGAACACCGTTGAAGTGCGCGCCTTTGTGGATGTAACGGCCGACGTGATCCGCTATGATGTGTATCGCTCAGAAACACAAACCGGCCCGTGGGCGCCGCTTGGCAACGTACCTTTTTCGGCCACCACACCGCAAATCAGCTTTACCGACAACACCGCCGAAACCAGTGTGAAAAGCTACTGGTACAAAATGGTGGCGGTTGACAGTTGCGGCAACGATGCGTACACGTCAAACCTTGGCCGCACCATTCTGCTTCAGGCCACCGCCAACAACGAAATTACCAATACCCTCATCTGGAACCCGTATGAAGCCTGGGCTTCGCCGGTGCTGGGCTACAACGTTTACCGCGCAGTTGACGGTGTGCTTGCGCCCGTGCCTGTAACCTTTGTGCCGCATACCGGTACAATGACCTACACCTACGTAGATCAGGTTGAAACCTACATTCCGCAGCGCGGACGTTTCACCTACCTGATTGAAGCCGTGGAAACACCTGTAAATCCCTTCGGCTACACCGATACCAGTTACTCCAACCTGGCCGAAGTGGTGCAAAAGCCGCTGGTGTATGTGCCCAACGCCTTTACACCCAACGGCAACGGCCTGAACGACTTGTTTATGCCCTCGCTCGGTTTTGTGGATGTGGAGGAATACGACTTTACGGTGTTTAACCGCTGGGGCGAAATTATTTACCGCACCAATGTGAAAACCGAAGGCTGGGACGGACGTTACCTCGGCGATAAATGCCAGCCGGGCGTGTATGTGTGGACGGTAACCTTCCGCGCCGCTTCCGGCGATTTTGTGGACCAGAAAGGTACAGTTACGTTAATTCGTTAA
- the guaB gene encoding IMP dehydrogenase, whose amino-acid sequence MAVAPKFLAEGLTYDDVLLVPAYSEVLPREVDIRSKFSRNITLNAPIVSAAMDTVTEYELAIAIAREGGIGVIHKNMSITAQADHVRRVKRSESGMIMDPVIMSEAATIGDALALMKENKIGGIPVVNDKGILTGIVTNRDLRFEKVMKRPVREVMTSKNIITTRQGTDLKKAEQILQQYKIEKLPVVDKNNKLVGLITYKDIIKIKERPNACKDALGRLRVAAGVGVTADTMERVDALVKAGVDAIIIDTAHGHSKGVIDMLKRVKKAYPNTDIIVGNVATAEAGLALVKAGADAVKVGIGPGSICTTRVIAGVGVPQLTAVMMVAEALKKSGIPVIADGGIRFTGDIPKALAAGASTIMAGSLFAGVEESPGETIIYEGRKFKSYRGMGSLEAMQKGSKDRYFQDVEDDIKKLVPEGISGRVPYKGQLSEIMYQLIGGLRAGMGYCGAKDIATLQKAQFIRITAAGIKESHPHDVMITREAPNYSR is encoded by the coding sequence ATGGCTGTTGCTCCCAAATTTCTTGCAGAAGGTCTTACCTATGATGATGTGCTGCTGGTGCCGGCATATTCAGAAGTGCTGCCCCGTGAAGTTGATATCCGTTCTAAATTCTCCCGAAACATTACACTCAATGCGCCCATCGTTTCCGCTGCAATGGATACGGTGACCGAGTACGAACTCGCCATTGCCATTGCCCGCGAAGGCGGTATCGGTGTAATTCACAAAAACATGAGCATCACCGCCCAGGCCGATCATGTGCGCCGGGTAAAACGCTCGGAAAGCGGTATGATTATGGACCCCGTTATCATGTCGGAAGCCGCCACCATTGGCGACGCACTGGCGCTGATGAAGGAAAACAAAATCGGCGGCATTCCGGTGGTCAACGACAAAGGCATCCTCACCGGCATTGTCACCAACCGCGACCTGCGTTTCGAGAAAGTCATGAAACGCCCCGTGCGCGAGGTAATGACTTCCAAAAACATCATCACCACCCGCCAGGGCACCGACCTCAAAAAAGCCGAGCAGATTCTGCAGCAGTACAAGATTGAAAAGCTGCCCGTGGTTGACAAAAACAACAAGCTGGTTGGCCTCATTACCTACAAAGACATTATCAAAATAAAAGAGCGTCCCAATGCCTGCAAAGACGCGCTGGGCCGCCTGCGCGTAGCCGCCGGTGTAGGCGTTACTGCCGATACCATGGAGCGTGTGGATGCGCTGGTAAAAGCCGGCGTGGATGCCATCATCATCGACACTGCGCACGGCCACTCCAAAGGGGTGATTGACATGCTCAAGCGCGTAAAGAAGGCCTATCCCAACACCGACATTATTGTAGGCAACGTAGCCACTGCCGAAGCCGGCCTCGCGCTGGTAAAAGCCGGGGCTGATGCCGTAAAAGTGGGCATCGGGCCCGGTTCCATCTGCACCACGCGCGTAATTGCCGGTGTAGGCGTGCCGCAGCTTACTGCCGTAATGATGGTGGCCGAAGCCCTCAAAAAATCAGGCATTCCCGTAATTGCCGACGGCGGCATCCGTTTCACCGGCGATATTCCGAAAGCCCTTGCTGCCGGAGCCAGCACCATCATGGCCGGTTCGCTGTTTGCCGGTGTAGAGGAATCGCCCGGCGAAACCATCATTTACGAAGGCCGCAAATTCAAGTCGTACCGCGGCATGGGCTCGCTCGAAGCCATGCAGAAAGGCTCCAAAGACCGCTACTTCCAGGATGTAGAGGACGATATTAAGAAACTGGTGCCCGAAGGCATTTCCGGCCGCGTACCCTACAAAGGCCAGCTTTCCGAAATCATGTACCAGCTCATCGGCGGCCTGCGTGCCGGCATGGGCTACTGCGGCGCCAAAGACATTGCCACACTGCAAAAAGCGCAGTTTATCCGCATCACTGCAGCCGGTATCAAGGAAAGCCATCCGCACGATGTGATGATTACGCGGGAGGCGCCGAATTATAGCCGCTAA
- a CDS encoding dynamin family protein: MKEEIYISYAWIKSPTGNKGHSTIVNSIEKKLKGHFSVKIDKKDLKYKGNIKEFEQRLGRNGKIVIVISDKFLKSKHCMHEVQCIVEKGNVYERIFPVVLDDADIYNSKGILKYAKYWEKEKEKLEKELKKTKSQANLIPVQNDINLFSKYREIIAGFIAILNNMNTLTPEIHEGAKFEQLIEALYGKNPRPDHKQEKDYAKRISETKKLFDSAIKIIEKEIKERKIKAEEILGKIRHFQNQCTQQTFQIAVMAILKSGKSTFLNSLLGNEFLPVSNVAATSVPVRINHSRHKDGYLTFGKSKIDGVEKIRKQIELTNEEKRDKGMQEVQFNLFASFRALEDKEMTDIKFEILDTPGFGEALTEITIGKTIDESNLELIDKISAIIYLLDYTKLKTTDEDKVFAKLTEMRSDILDKISDRLFFIINKIDEENRNSLPPDKVVDYVFDIVKTKMPNVLKQHIFTISANRALLSRLILFENATSEAKKDFGRMAFGFKANQKDESEYKEVAREILAASNILEVESRILNHIFDNRSRIFVEGLQDSLKHLMKEFKNKFIITAEGVLSRTIEEITDLESKIEAAKKKQQSIQDEADKFETEIKEWNEIEFRNFEKSITDQIDSAFNIEKVEEKQSFWGRMMPNWVKRVGNKLREVQDSVDSSSKYDVEESIRALNKEINEELINSFGIFRRELENKLASKQKALFESLKQTINTLAKEFESTLKKGLKVEFEQTEVRLDEPDFDRTLIKADELIDRFVQSDWKGVRVAKKEKVYNERKNCYLGGYDTFTTYETQYFEENRISKTSLELFWKKVIDDRHQNAKGVTNKLLENSIKAQIKNARKSFDTYVGDYLLTIQEQKARLTNSDKSEIANQIAHLRQLNETVSSIIQDLK; encoded by the coding sequence ATGAAAGAGGAAATATATATTTCATATGCATGGATTAAATCCCCTACAGGCAATAAGGGGCACTCAACAATTGTTAACTCTATTGAGAAAAAATTGAAAGGTCATTTCAGCGTTAAAATTGATAAAAAAGATTTAAAGTACAAGGGAAACATAAAGGAATTTGAACAACGACTGGGACGAAATGGAAAAATTGTTATTGTCATTAGTGATAAGTTTCTTAAGTCAAAACATTGCATGCACGAAGTGCAATGTATAGTTGAGAAAGGCAATGTATATGAACGGATATTTCCAGTTGTGTTGGATGATGCTGACATTTATAACTCAAAAGGGATTCTTAAGTACGCTAAGTATTGGGAGAAGGAAAAGGAAAAATTAGAAAAGGAGTTGAAAAAAACTAAATCGCAGGCCAATCTTATTCCAGTACAAAACGACATCAATTTATTTTCTAAGTACCGTGAAATTATTGCTGGTTTTATTGCCATACTCAACAATATGAATACGCTAACTCCAGAAATTCATGAAGGGGCAAAATTTGAACAATTAATTGAAGCACTGTATGGAAAAAATCCACGACCTGACCATAAGCAGGAAAAGGATTACGCCAAGCGAATCTCAGAGACCAAAAAACTATTTGATAGTGCAATAAAGATTATAGAAAAGGAAATCAAAGAGAGAAAAATTAAGGCTGAGGAAATTCTTGGAAAAATAAGGCACTTTCAAAATCAATGCACCCAACAAACATTTCAAATTGCTGTAATGGCAATTTTAAAATCGGGGAAATCCACCTTTTTAAATTCGTTACTCGGCAATGAGTTTTTGCCCGTTTCGAATGTTGCGGCAACTTCTGTCCCCGTTAGGATTAATCATTCAAGACATAAAGACGGGTATCTTACTTTTGGGAAAAGCAAAATTGATGGTGTAGAAAAGATTAGGAAGCAAATCGAATTGACCAATGAAGAAAAGAGAGATAAGGGAATGCAAGAGGTTCAATTTAATTTGTTTGCTTCTTTCAGGGCACTTGAGGATAAGGAAATGACTGATATTAAGTTTGAAATATTAGACACACCTGGCTTTGGTGAAGCACTTACTGAAATTACAATTGGAAAAACAATTGACGAATCCAATTTGGAGCTTATTGATAAAATCAGCGCAATAATCTATTTGCTGGATTACACCAAATTGAAAACAACAGACGAGGATAAGGTGTTTGCAAAGTTAACTGAGATGCGAAGTGACATTCTGGATAAAATATCAGACAGGTTGTTTTTTATAATTAACAAAATTGATGAGGAAAACAGGAATAGTTTGCCACCAGATAAAGTAGTTGATTATGTATTTGACATCGTTAAAACGAAAATGCCGAATGTTTTAAAGCAGCACATTTTTACAATATCCGCTAACCGTGCATTATTATCTAGATTAATTCTTTTTGAGAATGCGACCAGTGAAGCGAAAAAGGACTTTGGTAGAATGGCCTTTGGATTTAAAGCAAACCAAAAGGATGAATCGGAATACAAAGAAGTAGCAAGAGAAATATTAGCCGCCAGTAACATTCTTGAAGTTGAAAGCAGAATTCTGAATCACATTTTCGATAATCGAAGTAGGATATTTGTCGAAGGTCTGCAGGACAGCTTGAAACATTTAATGAAGGAATTCAAGAATAAATTTATTATCACTGCTGAAGGAGTTCTTAGCAGAACAATTGAAGAAATTACTGACCTTGAATCAAAAATTGAGGCAGCAAAAAAAAAACAACAAAGTATCCAGGACGAAGCGGATAAATTTGAAACGGAAATCAAGGAATGGAATGAAATAGAATTTCGAAACTTTGAAAAAAGCATCACAGATCAAATTGACTCAGCTTTCAATATTGAAAAGGTTGAAGAAAAGCAATCGTTTTGGGGTAGAATGATGCCAAATTGGGTAAAGAGAGTTGGAAATAAATTGCGCGAGGTACAAGACTCCGTTGATTCCAGTTCGAAATATGATGTTGAGGAATCAATTCGTGCGCTTAACAAGGAAATTAATGAGGAGTTAATTAATTCATTCGGAATATTCAGACGGGAATTAGAGAATAAATTAGCCTCAAAGCAGAAAGCACTTTTTGAATCGCTGAAGCAAACGATAAATACATTAGCAAAAGAGTTCGAGAGCACATTAAAAAAAGGACTTAAAGTGGAATTTGAACAAACAGAGGTTCGCTTAGACGAGCCAGATTTTGACAGAACCCTAATAAAGGCAGATGAGCTCATTGATAGATTTGTACAAAGCGACTGGAAAGGAGTTCGTGTTGCAAAAAAAGAAAAGGTTTACAACGAAAGAAAGAATTGTTATCTGGGGGGATACGACACTTTTACTACTTATGAAACTCAATACTTTGAGGAGAATAGAATAAGCAAGACCTCCTTAGAATTGTTTTGGAAAAAAGTAATTGATGACAGGCATCAAAATGCGAAGGGAGTGACGAATAAGTTACTTGAAAACAGTATAAAAGCTCAGATTAAGAACGCAAGGAAAAGTTTCGACACATACGTGGGAGATTACCTTTTAACTATCCAAGAACAAAAGGCTCGATTGACGAATAGCGACAAATCGGAAATTGCAAATCAGATAGCACACTTAAGACAATTAAATGAGACGGTATCGAGTATTATTCAAGATTTGAAATAG